From the Desulfovibrio sp. genome, the window TAGCCGTGCTGGCATACCCCGGCGTGGCAATCCAATTGGAAAAACTCGTGCCCAGCGCCATTGTGGTTCCCCTGCAAGTCATGGACGATGCCCTTAATGGCCTGCGTTCAGGGCGCTACGATGCTGTTGTGGGCCTTTCTGTTTCCATCAGTTTTTTTCTGACCAACGGCGAGCGCAACGACCTCAGGCATACCCGGCTGCCCGATCTGCGTTATGCGGCGCAAATTGCCTTTCGTTCTGACTGGTCAGAACTTCCCAGAATTTTTGAAAAAGCCTACGAGAGCATCCCCTACACCAACCTGCTGGAAATGGCCCAACGCTGGGGCAGCCTGCGGCTTGAAAAAGACATTGACTGGGAACGCATCAAACAGGTGGGCGGCGTGGTTGCCCTGCTTGTGGGCAGTTTTGTGTGCGTAATGCTGATTGCCAACCACAGGCTTGCGCGCGAAAGCCAGGCCACCCAGATTGCCTTAAGTACCCTGCGCCAAAGGGAGCGCCAGCTTAAAACGGTTATGGACAACCAGCCAAGCATGGTCATGCTGATCGACACGGCTGGCAGATATGTACTGGTCAACCGCCAGTTTGAGCGCTTTATAGGCCGCCCGACAGAGGCCATGATCGGCAAACGGAACGAAGACAACCTGCCCCCGGAAATAGCCGCTGCCGCAACGCTTGCTGATGCAGAAATCCTGAAAACCGGCGAACCACTTACCTGTGAAGAATCCTACCGCAATGCCAGCGGCGACCTGCGGGATCTTGACACCTGCAAGGTTCCGCTCAAGGACGACAACGGCAACATCTTTGGCATTGTCATTACTGCCACAGACATTACCGAGAGACGCAAGGCCGAGCGGCAGGCCCTGCGCACGCAGACCGAGATGGCTCAGATATTCAACGCCGCAGGTAGCGCCATGCGCGTGCTGGACACCAATCACGTTGTTTTGCAGGCCAATGATGCTTTTCTGAAGCTGCACGGATTCAGCCGGGAAGAAGTGATCGGCGTCCGCTGTTCCGACTACACGCAAAATTCAGAAAAATGCACCACATGCGCAGTCACGCGAGTGCTTAACGGCGCGCCCAAAGCTGCGGAAACCACCATGCGCCGCCGCAAGAACGGCGATGAAATTTACTGCGATATTGTGGCTACGCCCTTTCTTTCGCCCGAAGGGGAACTGCTGGGGGCCATTGAAGACTGCCGCGATGTCACAGAGCTTGTAAAAAGCCAGCGCGCCATGCAAAAGGCTGCCCTGGCTGCGGAAGAAGCCAACCGCGCCAAGAGCGAATTTCTGGCAAACATGAGTCACGAAATCCGCACTCCCATGAATGCCGTTATCGGCATGGCCTATCTCGCCCTGCAAACCAAACTCACGGGCAAGCAGCACAGCTACCTCTCCAGCATCAAGGATTCCGCCAAATCACTGCTGCGCATCATCAATGACATTCTGGATTTTTCAAAGATTGAAGCGGGCCGCATGGATATTGAGAATGTGGACTTTGAGCTGGACGAAGTGCTGCAAGGGCTGGCAAGCCTCGACATTGTCAAACTGGCCGAGAGCAAGGTCGAACTGCTGATTGACGTGGAGCCGGACGTTCCCTTCACCCTCATGGGCGACCCTCTGCGGCTGGGGCAGGTACTTATCAACCTTGTGGGCAACGCCATCAAGTTTACCGATCAGGGCGAGGTTTGCGTGCGGGTGCAGCGGTGCGGTGCCGTGGGCAACAAAATAACCCTGCTATTCAGCATCAGCGACACCGGCGTTGGCATGTCGGAAGAGCAGAAACAAAAGCTGTTCCACGCATTTTCGCAAGCCGATATGTCCACAACCCGGCGGTTCGGCGGCACAGGTCTGGGACTTTCCATTTCCAAAAGGCTTGTGGAAATGATGGATGGCACGATCACGGTTGAAAGCAAGCCCGATCAGGGCAGCACATTTCTCTTTACCGCATCCTTTGACCTGCCCCCGGTTGGCCTTGCCACTCTGCCGGAGGTGCAGGCGCCTTCTGGCCTGCGCGCCCTTGTGATTAACAGCGACAGCGCCCGGAGGGAGAAACTGGGGCAAACCCTCGCTGGCCTTGGGCTGCGATACGGCGAGGCGGCAGACGGCACTCAGGGCGCACGCGTTGCCGCAAAAGCCGCCAAGGCAGGCATGGTCTACGAAGTCGCGCTGATCGACTGCAACCAGTCTGAAAAAATCAATCTGAAAGCGGCAGCCCGGCTGAAAAAATTGCAGAACATACCCGTTATCGTCCTGACCGGGGTCCATAATCTTGGCAAACTCAATGCGCAGGCAACCGCCCTGGGCATCAATCATGTTCTCTGCAAACCTGTTTGCAGAACAACATTGCTGCGCGCCATTCAGGAGGCCACGCGCAACAACCAGCAGGCAGAATACAGCCTGCTGGCTGGCAACGAGCTGCCAAGGTTTATAGAGGGACTGGAAGGTCAGCGTGTGCTTTTGGCTGAAGATAATGAAATCAACCAGATTGTGGCCAAGGAACTGCTGGAAGGCATGGGTCTTGTGGTGGATATTGCCGATAATGGCCGCATTGCCGTGGACATGATCTACAAGGGTGCGTACGCGGCTGTTTTCATGGACATACAGATGCCCGAAATGGACGGATTTGAGGCAACACGCATGGTACGCGCCACGCCTGGATTCCGCCATCTGCCTATCATTGCCCTCACGGCGCACGGCATGGTGGGCGACAGGGAAAAATGCCTCAAGGCTGGCATGAGCGACCACATTTCCAAGCCCATCGACCCCACGGCTCTAACAGAAGTTGCCATGCGCTGGTGCCGCAAATCCAATGCGGACACCCCACGGCAAACAATCGATTTATAAAGCCCCCTCCTCGCCCTTCGCACTGACTCCTCTCTACTGTTTCCCATCCACTGCATCAAACAAACTGCCCCTGATGCACTACGTTTGATGCGCTGGCCCGATGCCTTAGGCCCCAACGCTGACGCTGTTTGCATGCCTGGGCCGTATGAGTAGCCATGTGCCTGTGAGCGCCGTAAAGGGCGCAACCGTCACAAGCCCGATGCTGCCCACCAATGTGTTCATTATTTCAGCGGAAACAAAGGGCAGGTTGAGGGCGTTTTCCAGCGGGATGCCCTGCGCCATGAACAGCATCAAGGTGGCTATATAACCGCCGGAATAGGCCAGCAGCAAGGTTGTGGTCATGGTGCCCACTACGGCGCGACCCACTCGCAGGCCCGAGGCCAGCGCAGCTCGACGGGAAATGCCGGGATTCTGCGC encodes:
- a CDS encoding transporter substrate-binding domain-containing protein, with translation MAIASITTAAVPSRALAADSHAPIIVSLPRENEPYSFVSMFGEPSGLLVDIWRLWGEKVGRDVKFRMGEWPDLLTDVRSGQSQIHGGLFRTATRSLLLDFGPALFSSRGVIIMASGISADLDSTPAPVIATLKGTILETHLRTRYPTLRLLSLTSFKDMLMAVGGGLAQGVAGPLLPLISAIDRLGLNEKFSTEPFPLMEDTLRPGVRKGDMDTLELVEQGMAQIPRAELIALEEYWVRVPAMREINRVRRPLNLSTHERQWLETHSRWRVGFLKDGAPLAFTNKQGHFDGISADILRAVAGILGVEIIPQPEASTRNLSTDLATQQIDVVPFSEKLPPAHENTHQHSLLFYLPLDVVTRANAGFSVTSPRDLAKKTVAVLAYPGVAIQLEKLVPSAIVVPLQVMDDALNGLRSGRYDAVVGLSVSISFFLTNGERNDLRHTRLPDLRYAAQIAFRSDWSELPRIFEKAYESIPYTNLLEMAQRWGSLRLEKDIDWERIKQVGGVVALLVGSFVCVMLIANHRLARESQATQIALSTLRQRERQLKTVMDNQPSMVMLIDTAGRYVLVNRQFERFIGRPTEAMIGKRNEDNLPPEIAAAATLADAEILKTGEPLTCEESYRNASGDLRDLDTCKVPLKDDNGNIFGIVITATDITERRKAERQALRTQTEMAQIFNAAGSAMRVLDTNHVVLQANDAFLKLHGFSREEVIGVRCSDYTQNSEKCTTCAVTRVLNGAPKAAETTMRRRKNGDEIYCDIVATPFLSPEGELLGAIEDCRDVTELVKSQRAMQKAALAAEEANRAKSEFLANMSHEIRTPMNAVIGMAYLALQTKLTGKQHSYLSSIKDSAKSLLRIINDILDFSKIEAGRMDIENVDFELDEVLQGLASLDIVKLAESKVELLIDVEPDVPFTLMGDPLRLGQVLINLVGNAIKFTDQGEVCVRVQRCGAVGNKITLLFSISDTGVGMSEEQKQKLFHAFSQADMSTTRRFGGTGLGLSISKRLVEMMDGTITVESKPDQGSTFLFTASFDLPPVGLATLPEVQAPSGLRALVINSDSARREKLGQTLAGLGLRYGEAADGTQGARVAAKAAKAGMVYEVALIDCNQSEKINLKAAARLKKLQNIPVIVLTGVHNLGKLNAQATALGINHVLCKPVCRTTLLRAIQEATRNNQQAEYSLLAGNELPRFIEGLEGQRVLLAEDNEINQIVAKELLEGMGLVVDIADNGRIAVDMIYKGAYAAVFMDIQMPEMDGFEATRMVRATPGFRHLPIIALTAHGMVGDREKCLKAGMSDHISKPIDPTALTEVAMRWCRKSNADTPRQTIDL